TTGCTTGTGAGACAAGCATCCCTACTGTTTGTCCTTTCCCTGTTGAAGCTCCGACTGCTGTGGAGAACGAAGGGGTATCTATTTTTCTAAGCTATGAAACGGCTCTTACTGATGCCAACGAGAATGATAAGCCTCTTCTGGTTGTTTTGTTCTCAAAAGAGGCTTCAACTATATTTTCTCCCTTTTTTTCTGGAGACGTTTCTTTTGGAGGTGCTGTAGACGCTTTGTTTAATGTGGTTATTCTGCAGCCATCTTTGGTAGCTCCTCTGATTTATCCTCCCAAAATGGATCCTATGATATTTCGTGTCGCAGATTTTCAGGAAAAGTTTGCTTCGGCCTGTGATTTTGCGCAGAAGAATTATATCTTTATTGTGGATGCGGAGTCTGAGGAGTTACTATTTCAGATGGCTATCCCAAGTGATTTAAGTGGGAATGAGTTATCCGTTTTAGATCTTTTGAAGGAAGTTTTTAACGAAGCTTCTGAGGAAGAATAATTTACAATTAAGATTTCTTTGCAAAAACCCTGGATTGCCAGGGTTTTTTAATATTATTGAATTTATAAATAAAATCTATTAAAATAGGCTCTCTTAATTGTTCATTTTTTTTGGGTTTTATGAGGATAATTCACTTTATATTGTTGCTGGCCCTGTTTTTAGGTTGCTTTTGTTTGATGGGTCAAAGCTCCTCCTATCTTATAGAAAATGCAACAAATCTTTCCGAGTCTGTAGGTACAAGTATTCTTGCAAGGAGGCCAGTGTCCTCGTATGCTAGCGTTGTCGAGGCCGTTGGGACGGGCTTTTTTTCTTCCGAAATGATGGCTGAAGAGGATGCCGCTCAGTGGAAGAACGACGGGGCTCTGCTAGCAAGGATCTAGGAAGTCTTGACTTTTTCGATATCTAAAAACCTGAGAAAAGAACTAGAATCCTATTTTATCTAAAACATAAAACTTATTAAATTGGGTTTCCGCCCTCTCTAGTAGCATTCGTCTTGCGTAGATGACGCAACTTTCTCCCTCGGATACTCTTACTGAATCCAGAAATGTGTTTACTTTGTCTGTCAGGAGTTCCAGATAGGAGAAGTAATTTAGGTCACAAACCTCATCGGGAGCCTCTTGTGATAAAAATTGCAAGAAATCTATTTCCTGGTCTGCTGTTAAAGCTGCTGGGTGTTCACTTGCTTTTACAGATGAATCTATGGAAGCTAGAATGTTTTTGAGTCGCTTGTATCCAGTAAGTATCTTGGTCATCTTGCTTTTAGAAACAGCCCTGAAAGCTTTTAAAGCTTCTGCTCTTTTAAATAGTAAAACAGGGTTAGAACTAGATTTTTCCATAACAGCGGAAATTTCCTCTTTAGAACATTCCAGAGAAGAAGAAAGTAAAGTTTTTAACCTACCTAAAATAAATGAAGTGACTTCTTCAACAATCTTTTTTTCAGGTTCAGATGCCTCAACAGGAGGGAAATGTTTTAAGCAGTTCGATAATACATCTCGGAGCTCAACAGGAACATCCAAAGTTTTCAAAAGAATTAAGATCTCAAGAGATTGTCTTCTCAAAGCATAGGGATCTTGAGAAGAAGAAGGCTTTAATCCTAGCAAGAAACAAGCCAGTATATTGTCAAACCGATCGATAAGGCTTAATAGGGCTCCTAAACGAGAAATAATTTTTTCTTTAGTGATATGGCAAAGATGTTCTCCTATCGCGGTAGAGACTCTATCCGGGAGAGAAGCATTTCGGGCGTAATACCCACCCATGATTCCTTGGAGTTCCGGAAATTCATTCACAACAGAAGAAACCAAATCGGCCTTACAGTAAGTAACACTAGAGATCAGATCTAACTCATCGTACACTGGGACTAAATTTTGAATTATGCCAGCGTGCTTCTTTAACCTTTCCACTTTATCGTGTAAAGTGCCTAATCCTTCAATAAAGGTAACAGAACGCAACTTATCTATGAAACTCTCCAAAGGTGTTTTTAAATCTTGCTCAAATAAAAATTTTCCGTCTGTCAGTCGAGGAACCAAAGCTTTCTCATTGCCCTCAATGATGGTAGAGTTTGGTATGTTATCACAGACAATCGCAAATACATTGGACATACTTCCCTCCAGAGTTTTTAGGGGGAAATATTTCTGATGTTGAACCATTTCCGCGGTTAGAAGCTCTATAGGGAGAGAGCAGAATTTTTTGTCAAAAGAAGCCTCGGCTACGAAAGGGTACTCACTTAGGAAACAGGTTTCCTCGCAAAGTTTATTTTTTGACAAGGCCTCAAGAGCGTGTTTTGCACAGATTTTACTCAGTCCCTCTTCTATCATAGTTTTGCGGACATGGTGGGAGACTATGACCTTAGCTCTTTCCAAGCTAGTTTCATATTCGCTGGCGCAAGTAATTTCAATACGACCGGGTGACAACTGACGATGTCCATAGGAAAAGTTACTCGCAATAACTTTGCCTATCTGTATCGGAACTACAGAGGATCCGTACAAGGCAAGTAACCATCGGATGGGCCTAGCGTACTCAAAGTTAGTTTCGTCCCAAACCATCTTTTTAGGGAATTTCAGATCCTTAATTAGGTTGGGAATAGTTTCAGTTAAAATTTCCGTACTCAAGCAAGAAGAAGCGGGTCGGATTACAAACAAATAGTCGATACCTTTGATCTTTCTAATTTCAAACTGAGGGAAGGAGGCTAAGTCTTCAAAATGTAGGGCTGGGAAACCTTGTGACTCAAAAAATTTCTTCCCACACTCTGTGAGTTTGAGATTTGCATCGTAAAGAGAGGATATTGGTGGGCCCTTTTTTTCTTCTTGTTCTTTGACCGAAAATGGAGACATATTGCGGACATAGACAGTTAGTCTTCTAGGGCTGCCTAAGACAGAGATTCCTGAGTGAGAGATTCCTTGATCTTTGAAAAGAACGTGGATTGCATTTTCTAAATTTTTTATCCCGATTGGGACGAAAGTAGCTGGTAGTTCTTCAGAACCAATCTCCAAGACAAAATCTTGGGGAGTTTTTACAGAGGGACAGAGGTTCAAAGTTGGTCCACAACTAGTATCAGAATCAGTGTTCGGACTCAGTTTCATTAAAGGAAAACCTAAAGCTTCTCTCCATTTGACGTAGGAATCTGCCACCAATCTAGCCAATTGACGAATACGTGCAATATAACGAGTCCTTTCTGTAACAGAAATTACGCCTCGAGCATCTAAGATGTTAAATGCATGGGAGGCCTTTATCACAAAATCGTAAGCTGAGGCAGGAAGGTTAGCTGCTACACATCGAGTAGCTTCCTCGGAGAAATCTTCAAAGTGACGCAACCACATATTTGTGTTAGCTTCATCAAAATTATAATGGCTCCACGTCTTTTCGAAATCATGAACGATATCCCCGTAGGTTAGGGAATCATTCCACATGATGTCATATACAGAATTTTTCTTTTGTAAGTACATGGCAATCCGCTCGATACCATAAGTAATCTCTCCACTAATAGCATCCAACGCTTTACTTCCCACGGATTGGAAATAAGTCATTTGTGTTATTTCCATTCCGTTCAGCCAGACTTCCCAACCCAACCCCCAAGCACCTATGGTAGGATTTTCCCAATCATCATGAACGAAGCGGATATCATGTTCCTGAAGGTCTAATCCTATGGATTTTAGTGAATCAAGAAACAACTCTTGTAGGTTGTTTGGCACTGGCTTGAGGATAACTTGAAGTTGGTGGTAGTTTTGTAGTCTGTTGGGGTGCAGTCCGTACCGACCATCCTGGGGTCTTCTAGACGGTTCAATGTAAGCAGTTCTGTAAGGTTCTGGGCCTAGAGCTCTCAAAAAAGTCGCTGGATTAAAAGTCCCTGCTCCGGTTTCCAAGTCATATCCCTGATGTACCACGCACCCATAGTCGCTCCAAAATTTTAGGATTGCTGTCATCATTTCTTGTAATGTGAGACATTTTTCTCCAGACAATGTGAACTCCCTTTTTGGAACTAGAAATCAAAAACAGACGCGAAACATCAGGGAGAATTGTAGAAGAACTTTGGTATTATAGCAACTTGACTGTACAAAATATGTCGCAGTTTTTTGATTTTTGAGTAATTCAAAGAAAATAAATGATTTTTTGATTTTATTAGTATAGAGTTGTCAGTGCTTGCACTGTAATTCTAATCAGGTTAATTTTTATGTCCTAAGGGTTAGGGGGATGAAATGGGCTTGCCGAACTATCTGACATTTTTCAGGATATTTATCACTCCAATTTTTATGTTAATTTACCTGAAGGGTCGTTGGTTAGGAATATCTCCTGTGCTTCTGCCTTACGTGTTGCTATTGGTTCTGGGGATTTCTGAGTTAACGGATGCCGTCGATGGTTACTTGGCTAGAAAGTTTTCGCAGGTCACTGATTTGGGAAAATTGTTGGATCCCATGGCTGACAGTATTTATCGGAATTCTTTGTTCCTTACTTTCACACAGCCGCCGGTCAATTTGCCTTTGATTTTGGTTTTTATTTTCCTTGCTAGAGATTCTGTGTTAAGCACTCTTCGGACTGTTTGTGCCTTAAGGGGTTTTGCCTTAGCAGCCAGAAAAAGTGGGAAATTAAAAGCGATTTTTCAAGGTGTTAGTTGCGCTTTGATTTTGGTTTTAATGATTCCTTATTCACTGAATGTTTTATCTTCTGACAGATTGGAGTGTATTGCAACTGTGATAGTATCACTGGTTGCATTCTACTCTGTGGCTTCCGGGGTAGAGTATTTATGGATTAACAAGGGCTTTTTGATGCAAATTTTCCAAGGGAAGTTTTCTGGAGATAAAGGTGCATCGGATGAGTAGCATGATCCTAGCTCGTTTTTTAAGAATCTGAATAGATGCTGAGGTAGCTGATTTCTGATTTTTTCCAGCTGTAGTCAGAAGATATCCCTTGGCGAATAAGCTTTTTCCACAAAGGAAAGTGATCTCTATAGGTCCTTAGGGCCTCTTTCAGTGTATTCAAGAATTCATTAGGATCATTTGCCTCAGAGAAAACAAATCCATTTTCAAGATTGGTTACAGTGTCTCTTAGCCCTCCAGTTTTTCTTACGATAGGAACAGTCCCGTACCGCATCCCAATAAGTTGAGTTAGTCCACATGGTTCGAACAGGGAGGGGATAAGGATAATATCTGCTCCGGCATATACCAGATGAGCTAAAGGTTCGTCATATTCGAGACGCATGAAGATCCTTTCAGACCCTTGTATTTTATTTCGGGCCTCTTCCATTATTTTCTTTGAGTGATCATCCCCGCATTGTCCCAAAAGAATTATTTTATAGGACTCTTTTTCTGCATGTTCGACGGCTTGTAGCATAAAAGACAAACCTTTCTGGTGAACCAATCTTGATATGACACAGACCAAGGGATCTGAGTTTTGAGGTAATCCCAGCGTTTTTAGGAGAAAACTTTTGTTCCTGCTTTTCCCAGAAATTATTTGTTGAATCTTTTCTGGGTTTGATGGGTATTTTTGATGAATAAGGTTGTCTGTTTCTGGGTTCCAGTAGCTAACGTTTATTCCGTTAAGTATGCCTTGAAATTTATCTTGTGAGTTAATTAGAGCCCTTGAGATGTCCTCATCAGATCGATCTTCTAACATTTCTTTGCTGTATCCTGGGGACACTGTCGTGATTGCATGAGAGAGTAAAATTCCACCCCTCATAAGGCAACCAGAGTTGGGATCTCTTTCCAATTGATAAACTTGTAAAGTCTTTGGGGATAGGGAAGTTTTTCTCATGGAAGATAAGGGGAAATACCCTCTGTGGGAAAAATTATGTATTGTGAAAACTATTTTGCTATTAAAATTTTTTTTATCCTTTAGTAGCCCAGCGGTTAGTGCAGCATGCCAGTCATGTAGGTGAACCACGTGTATTCTTGTCGTGAGTGATTGTTGATAAATGTATTCTGCTGCTGCAGAGCAGAAACAAGCAAATCTTTGAGGGTCATCGGAAAATCCATAGATGTTGTCTCGATCAAAAAAATTCCGATAGTTTGTCCTGATGAAGGTTATAGCAATGCTGTCTTTTTGTGTTTGAATAGCTGATGCTGTGTGTTCTTTTTCGAAAAAGAACTTGAAATCTAAGATTTTGTTTAAATTAGAGTTCGTCTTGCAGAGCCTCTCATAAAAGGGGATAACTACTTCCACGTCGTGATTTCTAGAGAACGTATTAGCTAGGTCATGAACGACGTCGCCCAATCCTCCGACTTTTGCGAAGTGAGCAACTTCTGCGGATACATGAATAATTCTCATATTTTAGGTAAAAAACTTTTTCTTTATTCATAAGCTAGTGTGACAAAAACCTCAAGAGATCCCTTATAGGGTCAAATGCAAAAACTCTAACGCACAGAAGATTTACAAGTTGTTAGAAAAAAGCGAACGTAGTACACTGCGTCCCTTCCTCGTTGGGGTGTGGCCAAGCGGTAAGGCAGCGGTTTTTGGTACCGTGCATCGGAGGTTCGAATCCTTCCACCCCAGTAGCTTGTCTTTGAGTCTGTCTCTGGGTTTTTCTTTAGGGGTTGGGGTCGCTGTTGTGGCTCTGTGTTTTGGAATGGTTTTGCGAAAGGTTTTGGTGGCTCATTGCTCAGAATAGTCAGGGTTTGGGTTTCAGTGGTCGTCTTCAGCATCATGAGAGCTTCTTAAGGGAAGTGCTTGACTTTTTCCTCAAGAAAGCTATAATCTTGCCGCTGAAAGTTCTGGAAAGCTGATTCTCCTTTTTAATTAGGAAGCTTTCTTTGCCAGGTGATTCCCTGGGTTCAAGGTTATGGAGAAATAAGATGAAATTGGTTGTTACAAGTCGGGAGACTGGCAAAAAGTCCTTTTTGAAAATGATTCGTCAGCAAGGTGGTATTCCCGCAGTTGTCTACTCTAAAGGGGAGACTGTTGCCAATGTGGTTGTTGATGGGCATGTTTTCAATAAATTTCTTAACGGACTAGAGACGGGGGCTCTTTCTTCTACGGTTTTTTCTATAGAGTTTGGGGGAAAGACCTTTTCGGCCATCATTAAGGATATTCAGTACAAGATCACCACTTACGAAGTTATTCATTTGGACTTTGAAATGCTGCATAATGATTCACCTGTGCAGCTCAATATTCCTATTCGATTTTCGAATATTATGGAGTGTATTGGAGTTAAGTTGGGTGGAACTTTGCGTCAGATTATTTATAGTTTGAAGGTAACTTGTTTGCCTAAGGACATAGTTCCTTTTCTTGAGTTGGATGTTCGGGATCTTGGGATGTCTCAGACTAGAAAGTTGTCAGATATTGCGCTGCCGAAAGGGGTTAAACCCATCACTCCTTTGAGGGAGGTTGTTGCTACGGTTTCCAGAAGGTAGAGAGATTGAAACTTTCATGAATGGCCAGCCCACCAGATTGATTGTTGGGATAGGGAATCCTGGTGCCCGCTATGTGTATACCCGACATAACGTCGGGTTTTTAGTTGTTCAGGCTTTTTCTGAAAAGTATGGCTTGGATTTCAGAAAAAAAGTTGAGATCGGGGGGGTGTTGGCTAAAGGGGTTGTAAAAGGGGCCGCCTGTTGTATTCTCAAACCCTCCACCTACGTTAATCTCAGTGGGGAATCTGTAGCTAAAGCTAAGAGATTCTTGGGTGTTGATATCAGTAACATTCTTGTCGTGGTTGATGATGTGGATATCCCTTTCGGGGTGATTCGATTACGTGAAAGGGCTGGAAGTGGCGGGCATAATGGAATAAAGAGTATAACGAGCTCTTTGGGGGGAAACACTTATTTTCAACTGCGTGTAGGTGTCGGACGTCCAGAGGGTCTGTCAGAGTTATCGGATTATGTTCTCGGCAATTTTTCTCTTGTGGAAAGAGAGAGACTGGTGGGTGTTTTTGATCGCACTTCAGCGATGATTCTGGAGTGGATAGCTGCTCGACCCGCAGAGGAGTAAAAAAATACTTTCATTTGGGTTGTGTTTTTTGCATGTGGTTCAACTTTTTGTGGACCAGGATATTCTGAAGGTAATAGAATAGTCGACTTTTAGGAGTGTCGAATGAGAAAAGAAAAAAAACAGCTTTACGAAGGCATGTATGTTTTTAGTGTGACTTTAAGTGAAGAAGCCAGGAAGAGGGCTTTGGAAAAGGTTACCTCGGGCATAGTCAATTATGGCGGGGAAGTTGTAAAAATTCATGATCAGGGTAGGAGGAAACTTGCCTACGAGATTCGTGGAACTAGAGAAGGATACTACTATGTAATTTATTTCACAGTGGCTACAAGTGCTATTGCCGAGTTATGGAAGGAGTATCATCTTCACGAAGATTTGCTTAGGTTTCTTACTTTGAAAGCGGACTCTGTAAAGGAAGTTTTGGAATTTGCTTCTTTGCCAGAATAATAGTTAAGGAGAACAATAAATGAAAAAGCCTGTTCATCATCATGAACATAAAAGGAAGCGCTTCAGTAAGAAGTGCCCTTTTACTACCGCAGGTTGGAAGACTATTGATTACAAAGATGTCGAGACCTTGAGGAAATTTATCACTGAGCGAGGAAAGATCCTTCCTAGGAGGATTACGGGGGTTTCCTCTAGGTTTCAAGCGCTATTGGCTCAGGCCGTTAAAAGAGCTCGCTATATCGGGCTTCTTCCATTTTTAGGTGAAGATTAAAAAGGTTGTGGAGAGTTTTATTCATGAAACAACAGTTATTATTGTTAGAAGATGTCGATGGATTAGGAAGAAGTGGCGATATTGTTACTGCTAAACCCGGGCACGCTAGGAATTATCTTCTTCCTAAGCAGAAGGCCGTTGTAGCTGGAGCTGGTACTTTGCGATTACAGGAAAGGCTCAAAGAGGAGAGACGCTTGAAAGCTCAACAGGATAGGGTGCTTTCTGAGGCTTTGGCGAAAGAATTACAAGGGGTAATCCTTGAGTTCCCTGTGAAAGTTGATCCTGAGCAGAATATGTATGGGTCAGTG
This sequence is a window from Chlamydiifrater volucris. Protein-coding genes within it:
- a CDS encoding glycine--tRNA ligase; protein product: MSGEKCLTLQEMMTAILKFWSDYGCVVHQGYDLETGAGTFNPATFLRALGPEPYRTAYIEPSRRPQDGRYGLHPNRLQNYHQLQVILKPVPNNLQELFLDSLKSIGLDLQEHDIRFVHDDWENPTIGAWGLGWEVWLNGMEITQMTYFQSVGSKALDAISGEITYGIERIAMYLQKKNSVYDIMWNDSLTYGDIVHDFEKTWSHYNFDEANTNMWLRHFEDFSEEATRCVAANLPASAYDFVIKASHAFNILDARGVISVTERTRYIARIRQLARLVADSYVKWREALGFPLMKLSPNTDSDTSCGPTLNLCPSVKTPQDFVLEIGSEELPATFVPIGIKNLENAIHVLFKDQGISHSGISVLGSPRRLTVYVRNMSPFSVKEQEEKKGPPISSLYDANLKLTECGKKFFESQGFPALHFEDLASFPQFEIRKIKGIDYLFVIRPASSCLSTEILTETIPNLIKDLKFPKKMVWDETNFEYARPIRWLLALYGSSVVPIQIGKVIASNFSYGHRQLSPGRIEITCASEYETSLERAKVIVSHHVRKTMIEEGLSKICAKHALEALSKNKLCEETCFLSEYPFVAEASFDKKFCSLPIELLTAEMVQHQKYFPLKTLEGSMSNVFAIVCDNIPNSTIIEGNEKALVPRLTDGKFLFEQDLKTPLESFIDKLRSVTFIEGLGTLHDKVERLKKHAGIIQNLVPVYDELDLISSVTYCKADLVSSVVNEFPELQGIMGGYYARNASLPDRVSTAIGEHLCHITKEKIISRLGALLSLIDRFDNILACFLLGLKPSSSQDPYALRRQSLEILILLKTLDVPVELRDVLSNCLKHFPPVEASEPEKKIVEEVTSFILGRLKTLLSSSLECSKEEISAVMEKSSSNPVLLFKRAEALKAFRAVSKSKMTKILTGYKRLKNILASIDSSVKASEHPAALTADQEIDFLQFLSQEAPDEVCDLNYFSYLELLTDKVNTFLDSVRVSEGESCVIYARRMLLERAETQFNKFYVLDKIGF
- the pgsA gene encoding CDP-diacylglycerol--glycerol-3-phosphate 3-phosphatidyltransferase, coding for MGLPNYLTFFRIFITPIFMLIYLKGRWLGISPVLLPYVLLLVLGISELTDAVDGYLARKFSQVTDLGKLLDPMADSIYRNSLFLTFTQPPVNLPLILVFIFLARDSVLSTLRTVCALRGFALAARKSGKLKAIFQGVSCALILVLMIPYSLNVLSSDRLECIATVIVSLVAFYSVASGVEYLWINKGFLMQIFQGKFSGDKGASDE
- a CDS encoding glycogen synthase, with amino-acid sequence MRIIHVSAEVAHFAKVGGLGDVVHDLANTFSRNHDVEVVIPFYERLCKTNSNLNKILDFKFFFEKEHTASAIQTQKDSIAITFIRTNYRNFFDRDNIYGFSDDPQRFACFCSAAAEYIYQQSLTTRIHVVHLHDWHAALTAGLLKDKKNFNSKIVFTIHNFSHRGYFPLSSMRKTSLSPKTLQVYQLERDPNSGCLMRGGILLSHAITTVSPGYSKEMLEDRSDEDISRALINSQDKFQGILNGINVSYWNPETDNLIHQKYPSNPEKIQQIISGKSRNKSFLLKTLGLPQNSDPLVCVISRLVHQKGLSFMLQAVEHAEKESYKIILLGQCGDDHSKKIMEEARNKIQGSERIFMRLEYDEPLAHLVYAGADIILIPSLFEPCGLTQLIGMRYGTVPIVRKTGGLRDTVTNLENGFVFSEANDPNEFLNTLKEALRTYRDHFPLWKKLIRQGISSDYSWKKSEISYLSIYSDS
- a CDS encoding 50S ribosomal protein L25/general stress protein Ctc, which gives rise to MKLVVTSRETGKKSFLKMIRQQGGIPAVVYSKGETVANVVVDGHVFNKFLNGLETGALSSTVFSIEFGGKTFSAIIKDIQYKITTYEVIHLDFEMLHNDSPVQLNIPIRFSNIMECIGVKLGGTLRQIIYSLKVTCLPKDIVPFLELDVRDLGMSQTRKLSDIALPKGVKPITPLREVVATVSRR
- the pth gene encoding aminoacyl-tRNA hydrolase encodes the protein MLRFPEGREIETFMNGQPTRLIVGIGNPGARYVYTRHNVGFLVVQAFSEKYGLDFRKKVEIGGVLAKGVVKGAACCILKPSTYVNLSGESVAKAKRFLGVDISNILVVVDDVDIPFGVIRLRERAGSGGHNGIKSITSSLGGNTYFQLRVGVGRPEGLSELSDYVLGNFSLVERERLVGVFDRTSAMILEWIAARPAEE
- the rpsF gene encoding 30S ribosomal protein S6, whose product is MRKEKKQLYEGMYVFSVTLSEEARKRALEKVTSGIVNYGGEVVKIHDQGRRKLAYEIRGTREGYYYVIYFTVATSAIAELWKEYHLHEDLLRFLTLKADSVKEVLEFASLPE
- the rpsR gene encoding 30S ribosomal protein S18, which encodes MKKPVHHHEHKRKRFSKKCPFTTAGWKTIDYKDVETLRKFITERGKILPRRITGVSSRFQALLAQAVKRARYIGLLPFLGED
- the rplI gene encoding 50S ribosomal protein L9 gives rise to the protein MKQQLLLLEDVDGLGRSGDIVTAKPGHARNYLLPKQKAVVAGAGTLRLQERLKEERRLKAQQDRVLSEALAKELQGVILEFPVKVDPEQNMYGSVTVADLIAGAAEKNIVLTKKNFPSAHYAIRTLGKKKVALKLNEDVDAVLVVEVFPEGQEIRIPTSATQQQAEEITE